The Apibacter raozihei genome contains a region encoding:
- a CDS encoding aconitate hydratase, translated as MIFDLNMIKAVYGRYVSRVEKARKVAGKPLTYSEKILYSHLFAGDPTEAFVRGESYVDFTPDRVAMQDATAQMALLQFMQAGKKNAAVPSTVHADHLIQARVGADKDLQEALNKNNEVYNFLSSVSNKYGIGFWKPGAGIIHQVILENYAFPGGMMIGTDSHTVNAGGLGMVAIGVGGADAVDVMAGMAWELKFPKLIGVKLIGKLSGWTSPKDIILEVSGLLTVKGGTGCIVEYFGEGAESLSCTGKGTICNMGAEVGATTSIFAYDESMSRYLRSTSRAEIADEADLLKDELRADKEVYENPAQYFDQLIEIDLNNLEPHLNGPFSPDIATPISQMKEVAEKNGWPLQIEVGLIGSCTNSSYEDISRAASIAKQAAEKGIKPKAEYTITPGSELVRYTVERDGYLDIFDKIGGKVFANACGPCIGQWAREGAEKQEKNTIVHSFNRNFAKRSDGNPNTYAFVGSPELVTALAIAGDLTFDPRKDTLKNEQGEEILLEEPNGFELPPRGFDVDDPGYQAPAADGSSIQVEVSPDSDRIQLLESFPAWDGKNITGIRLLIKAYGKCTTDHISMAGPWLKYRGHLDNISNNTLIGAVNAFNMETNKVKNEDTGEYMAVPDSARKYKADGVPTLVVGDYNYGEGSSREHAAMQPRHLGVRAVLVKSFARIHETNLKKQGMLALTFAQPDDYDKIQEDDIFNFLDLDQFAPGKSISIEIVHADGSKDIIITNHTYNEGQIEWFKAGSALNLIKMNEAKK; from the coding sequence ATGATTTTTGATTTAAATATGATTAAAGCGGTATACGGCCGTTATGTGTCAAGAGTTGAAAAAGCTCGAAAAGTAGCAGGAAAACCTTTGACTTATTCTGAAAAAATATTATATTCTCACTTATTTGCCGGAGATCCTACCGAAGCTTTTGTCCGTGGAGAGTCCTATGTGGATTTTACTCCGGATCGCGTAGCGATGCAGGATGCTACAGCGCAGATGGCACTGCTTCAGTTTATGCAGGCAGGTAAAAAAAACGCAGCGGTTCCTTCTACGGTGCATGCCGATCATCTTATACAGGCCAGGGTAGGTGCTGACAAAGATTTGCAGGAAGCACTAAATAAAAATAATGAGGTTTATAATTTCTTATCCTCAGTATCTAATAAATATGGTATTGGATTCTGGAAACCCGGAGCAGGAATTATACATCAGGTAATCCTTGAAAATTATGCATTTCCAGGGGGGATGATGATTGGGACGGACTCTCATACGGTAAATGCCGGAGGGTTAGGAATGGTAGCTATTGGTGTAGGTGGAGCAGATGCCGTGGATGTTATGGCAGGCATGGCCTGGGAGTTGAAGTTTCCTAAACTTATAGGTGTTAAGCTTATTGGTAAACTAAGCGGTTGGACATCTCCTAAAGATATTATATTGGAAGTTTCCGGTTTATTAACTGTAAAAGGAGGAACGGGCTGTATTGTTGAATATTTCGGAGAAGGAGCGGAATCGCTTTCCTGTACAGGTAAGGGTACGATATGTAATATGGGAGCCGAGGTAGGAGCTACCACTTCCATTTTTGCTTACGATGAAAGTATGAGCAGATACCTGAGAAGTACCAGCCGGGCAGAAATTGCAGACGAAGCGGATTTGTTAAAAGATGAACTTCGTGCGGACAAAGAAGTGTACGAAAATCCGGCGCAATATTTTGATCAATTAATCGAAATAGATTTAAACAATTTGGAACCTCACCTAAACGGTCCTTTTTCACCGGATATAGCTACGCCGATATCCCAAATGAAAGAAGTGGCTGAGAAAAACGGCTGGCCGTTGCAGATAGAAGTAGGTTTGATAGGATCTTGTACGAATTCATCGTATGAAGATATCTCACGTGCTGCTTCCATAGCTAAACAGGCAGCAGAAAAAGGAATAAAGCCCAAAGCGGAATATACGATTACTCCAGGATCTGAGCTGGTAAGATATACCGTGGAACGAGATGGTTACCTGGATATATTTGATAAAATCGGAGGAAAAGTTTTTGCCAATGCCTGCGGTCCGTGCATCGGACAATGGGCGAGGGAAGGAGCTGAAAAGCAGGAGAAAAATACGATCGTACACTCCTTTAACCGTAATTTTGCTAAAAGATCAGACGGTAACCCCAATACGTACGCTTTTGTAGGTTCACCGGAATTAGTAACTGCTTTGGCTATTGCCGGAGATTTAACTTTTGATCCACGCAAAGATACCTTGAAAAATGAGCAGGGAGAAGAAATATTGCTGGAAGAGCCTAATGGGTTTGAACTTCCTCCCAGAGGTTTTGACGTAGATGATCCAGGATATCAGGCTCCTGCAGCAGATGGTTCTTCAATACAGGTAGAAGTTTCTCCAGATTCTGATCGCATACAGCTTTTGGAAAGCTTTCCTGCCTGGGATGGTAAAAATATTACAGGGATACGGTTACTTATTAAAGCCTATGGGAAATGTACTACCGACCATATCTCCATGGCAGGTCCTTGGTTGAAATACCGCGGACATCTGGATAATATTTCCAATAATACCTTGATAGGTGCAGTGAATGCATTTAATATGGAAACCAATAAGGTTAAAAATGAAGATACCGGAGAGTATATGGCGGTTCCGGATTCAGCGAGAAAATATAAGGCTGACGGAGTTCCTACTCTGGTTGTAGGCGATTATAACTATGGTGAAGGTTCCTCCAGGGAGCATGCAGCTATGCAGCCCAGACATTTGGGAGTTCGAGCGGTTTTAGTTAAATCTTTTGCCAGAATTCACGAAACAAACCTTAAAAAGCAAGGAATGCTGGCATTAACTTTTGCACAGCCGGATGATTATGATAAAATTCAGGAAGATGATATTTTTAACTTTTTAGATTTGGATCAATTTGCTCCGGGTAAATCGATTAGTATTGAAATAGTTCATGCAGACGGAAGTAAAGATATTATTATTACTAACCATACATATAACGAAGGTCAGATTGAATGGTTCAAGGCCGGTTCAGCTTTAAATCTTATTAAAATGAACGAAGCCAAAAAGTAA
- a CDS encoding zinc-dependent metalloprotease family protein encodes MKNLYLVFAVLFGLLLKGQQAITINSTDKNLKRLEVIPAAILKNDLLTGKDIRVRKLNYNTQLNKLKPENVGDTLLLNLFEDKKYKAVIDKISQDKNKEVTGITAKVLNCKYGYCFLSISLEGISFSVELPEADEQYLASTKHGQSYLFQYKMSEIKNLEIPCAGDIHIGKNDTDFNGDHSEQSAYYSGYNSSNAVASSCISPGIEEPVTINVMVVYTPAAQDWASEYWMVTDIDHLIDQAMLKSNLVMHNSQTGVTFNLVYKHLTNYIESDTSEDLSRIRINGDGYMDEVHELRKLYQADLVVFMPKVNFTGGLAGLLYTEAGDSQHCGFSLSRVQQSSWAYTMVHEIGHNMGCSHHSDQLSYPGPGIYKYSSGWRGVDFNGNKYSTVMTYENGRYFSDGNKHPNIPYFSSPDMIVNGVAIGDAQYANNVLTIKKNKYVTSMYSEEQLYFKMESYFKTYGNRDPYFYKYFVKRGSLLEEDEIIGVREPGENAGRYLITGKVYRGNREVSCEYYHYMDYGILTINKRNVRLRLNDKTVTYTGKHLQTDDAQVSNLANSDQLPVTYVYTKDNLSYPLALEAGNYTVIAYIAGNQNYHSVNSSSARFTVLKAQPVILLTEKKASYSGLAVSIDSPLVSGSDTVSDLPIKIEYEGIEGTEYPLSELPPINQGTYIVKASTPEDNNHFTATAETKLVIEKTLGINEPTEQKVLIQLSPNPVGQVLNILLATPLNYEEKIFIYDWTGALIKEVVLLKGEEKKVIDFSHMNPGSYIIKFKNRSFKIVKKY; translated from the coding sequence ATGAAGAACTTATACCTAGTATTTGCAGTTCTATTCGGTTTACTACTAAAAGGACAACAAGCCATTACAATTAATAGTACAGATAAAAACCTGAAAAGGTTGGAGGTGATACCAGCAGCTATTTTAAAAAATGATTTACTGACAGGTAAAGATATAAGGGTTAGAAAGTTAAACTACAATACTCAGTTAAATAAATTAAAGCCGGAAAATGTAGGAGATACGTTATTATTAAACCTGTTTGAGGATAAAAAATATAAAGCAGTTATAGATAAAATATCACAGGATAAAAATAAGGAGGTTACAGGGATAACAGCAAAAGTTTTGAACTGTAAATACGGATATTGCTTTTTGAGCATATCCTTAGAAGGAATATCATTTTCTGTTGAACTTCCAGAAGCTGATGAGCAATATTTGGCTAGCACGAAACATGGCCAATCGTATTTATTTCAATATAAAATGTCTGAAATCAAAAATTTGGAAATTCCTTGTGCAGGAGATATACATATTGGAAAAAATGATACAGATTTTAATGGAGATCATTCAGAACAATCCGCATACTATTCAGGCTACAATTCATCGAATGCTGTTGCTTCTTCGTGTATTTCTCCCGGAATAGAAGAACCTGTAACCATTAATGTGATGGTAGTATATACACCGGCAGCACAAGATTGGGCAAGTGAATACTGGATGGTTACAGATATCGATCATCTAATTGATCAGGCTATGTTAAAATCCAATCTGGTGATGCATAATTCTCAAACGGGAGTAACCTTCAATCTGGTTTATAAACATTTGACAAATTATATAGAATCGGATACCAGTGAAGATTTAAGTAGGATACGTATCAATGGTGATGGGTATATGGATGAGGTGCATGAACTGCGTAAGTTGTATCAGGCAGATTTAGTTGTTTTTATGCCCAAAGTTAACTTTACGGGCGGACTTGCCGGATTATTATATACTGAGGCAGGAGATTCCCAGCATTGTGGTTTTTCTTTAAGCAGGGTACAACAGTCCAGCTGGGCGTATACTATGGTTCACGAAATAGGTCACAATATGGGCTGTAGTCATCACAGCGATCAATTATCTTATCCAGGTCCTGGGATTTATAAATATTCTTCCGGCTGGAGAGGTGTTGATTTCAACGGAAATAAGTATTCTACAGTAATGACATATGAAAACGGTAGATATTTCAGTGATGGAAACAAGCATCCTAATATTCCGTATTTTTCTTCTCCCGATATGATCGTCAATGGTGTTGCCATAGGAGATGCGCAGTATGCAAATAATGTTTTAACGATCAAAAAAAATAAGTATGTAACATCCATGTATTCAGAAGAACAATTGTACTTTAAGATGGAAAGCTATTTTAAAACCTATGGAAACAGAGATCCGTACTTTTATAAGTATTTTGTAAAAAGAGGATCTTTACTTGAAGAAGATGAAATTATTGGTGTAAGAGAGCCGGGAGAAAATGCAGGAAGGTATTTAATAACGGGTAAGGTATATAGAGGAAACCGTGAAGTTTCTTGTGAATACTATCATTATATGGATTATGGAATTTTAACTATAAATAAAAGGAATGTAAGATTACGTTTAAATGATAAAACGGTAACTTATACAGGAAAACATCTACAGACAGACGATGCACAGGTCAGCAATCTTGCAAATTCAGATCAATTGCCAGTGACTTACGTTTACACAAAAGATAATCTAAGTTATCCCTTAGCTTTAGAGGCAGGTAATTATACTGTTATAGCCTATATAGCAGGTAATCAGAATTATCATTCGGTTAATAGCAGTTCTGCACGTTTTACCGTATTAAAAGCACAACCGGTTATTTTACTTACGGAAAAGAAAGCTTCGTACAGCGGCCTGGCTGTTTCTATTGATTCTCCGTTGGTAAGCGGATCGGATACTGTATCAGATTTACCTATTAAAATTGAATATGAAGGAATTGAAGGTACTGAATACCCTTTATCGGAATTACCTCCGATTAATCAGGGAACATACATTGTTAAAGCAAGCACTCCAGAAGACAATAACCATTTTACTGCTACAGCTGAGACGAAACTTGTGATAGAAAAGACATTAGGAATTAATGAACCTACTGAGCAAAAAGTTTTAATTCAATTAAGTCCTAATCCAGTAGGGCAGGTATTAAATATATTATTAGCTACTCCTCTAAACTATGAGGAAAAGATATTCATTTATGATTGGACAGGAGCTTTAATAAAGGAGGTTGTATTATTAAAAGGTGAGGAAAAAAAGGTAATTGATTTTAGCCACATGAATCCAGGTTCCTATATTATTAAGTTTAAAAACAGATCGTTTAAGATCGTGAAAAAATATTAA
- a CDS encoding PepSY-like domain-containing protein — MKTIKKIGLSLVLTLSMTAVIFAQKTVITSNELPQKAQSFLKSYFSNQTVGYIVKDIETRSVDYDVHFANGMEIEFDAEGNWKEVDGEYQALPTGFIPSKIINYVTKQYPGTTISKIEKNPFKYEVKLSNGLELDFNTAGDFVRIDD; from the coding sequence ATGAAAACAATTAAAAAAATAGGATTAAGTTTAGTATTAACTTTATCCATGACAGCCGTAATTTTTGCACAAAAAACAGTAATAACTTCAAATGAATTACCTCAAAAGGCACAATCTTTTTTGAAATCTTATTTTTCAAATCAAACAGTTGGGTATATAGTTAAAGATATAGAAACCAGATCTGTAGATTATGATGTGCATTTTGCTAACGGAATGGAAATTGAATTTGATGCTGAAGGGAACTGGAAAGAAGTTGATGGTGAATATCAGGCACTTCCTACTGGGTTCATTCCTTCAAAAATTATTAATTATGTAACTAAACAATATCCAGGGACAACCATCAGTAAGATTGAAAAAAATCCATTTAAATATGAAGTTAAATTATCTAATGGATTGGAATTGGATTTCAATACTGCGGGAGATTTTGTCAGGATTGACGATTAG
- the uvrA gene encoding excinuclease ABC subunit UvrA, giving the protein MNTKVSEKDSSINQDLIYIKNAHLHNLKNIDLSIPKNQLTVVTGVSGSGKSTLAFDTLYAEGQRRYVESLSSYARQFLGKLEKPLVDDIKGLAPAIAIQQKVISGNPRSTVGTTTEIYDYLRLMFSRIGKTYSPVSGEEVKKDEVSDVINYVNSLSEGGKYLLLSPLDLMDKDFNQLLQTLKGQGYVRLEIEGKVISIEDLESFGYSPEKNTLIHLVIERFSIEHQEEFLQRFADSVQTAFYEGKGQCIIVNTESGETTHFSNAFELDDIQFLEPTIHFFSFNNPYGACPVCEGYGKILGIDQDLVIPNKNISIFEDAIVCWKGEKMSEWKDNFIKQTSKLKFPIHKPYYELTDDQKDILWKGEGSKNFPSLNNFFKMLEENTYKIQYRVMLSRYRGRTICPECNGKRLRPETNYVKIDGYSINDWIDLPLNQLYEIIKNLKLTEFQQQIAKRLLLEINSRVEFLLDVGLGYLTLNRASNTLSGGESQRINLATSLGSSLVGSIYILDEPSIGLHGRDTDRLISVLKRLRDLGNTVVVVEHDEDIMKAADYLVDIGPQAGSLGGKVVFAGTYSEMMKTHTLTSEYLNGQREIKVPKIRRKTKEFIEITGARENNLKGIDVKLPLHCLTVITGVSGSGKSTLMKGIVTPALQRKLGISADKPGSFSELKGNWKEIENLELVDQNPIGKSSRSNPATYVKAFDDIRDLFAKQKLSKLNDYKPKHFSFNVEGGRCETCQGEGHITVEMQFMADIELECETCHGKRFKQEILDVKYEGKNIADILEMTIDEAIDFFTTHKQEKITSKLIPLQDVGLGYLQLGQSSGTLSGGEAQRIKLASFLVKGNTSNQTLFIFDEPSTGLHFDDINKLLKSFNALIEKGHSVMVIEHHPDIIKCADYLVDIGPEAGINGGEIIFSGTPEDIVKCKKSFTGKYLRDKIKS; this is encoded by the coding sequence TTGAATACAAAAGTCTCTGAAAAAGATTCCTCCATCAATCAGGATCTAATTTATATTAAAAATGCACATTTACATAACCTTAAAAATATCGACCTTTCCATTCCTAAAAATCAATTAACTGTAGTAACCGGGGTTTCGGGTAGTGGAAAATCCACATTAGCATTTGATACTCTATATGCGGAAGGTCAGCGAAGATATGTTGAAAGTTTAAGTTCTTATGCTCGTCAGTTTTTAGGAAAACTTGAAAAACCCCTGGTTGATGATATTAAAGGCTTAGCTCCTGCTATTGCCATACAGCAAAAAGTAATTTCCGGTAATCCTCGTTCAACAGTAGGCACAACAACTGAAATCTATGACTACTTACGTTTGATGTTTTCGAGGATAGGCAAAACATATTCTCCTGTATCAGGCGAAGAGGTTAAAAAAGATGAAGTCTCCGATGTTATCAATTATGTAAATTCTTTATCTGAAGGAGGTAAATACCTGTTATTATCGCCATTAGATTTAATGGATAAAGATTTTAATCAATTACTTCAAACACTTAAAGGGCAAGGCTATGTTCGCCTTGAAATTGAGGGAAAGGTAATATCAATAGAAGATTTGGAAAGTTTTGGATATTCTCCGGAGAAAAATACGTTGATCCATTTGGTCATTGAAAGATTTTCCATTGAACATCAAGAAGAATTTCTTCAACGTTTTGCCGATAGTGTGCAAACTGCTTTTTATGAAGGAAAAGGACAATGTATCATAGTAAATACAGAAAGCGGAGAAACTACCCATTTTTCCAATGCATTTGAATTGGATGACATACAATTCTTAGAACCTACAATTCATTTCTTTAGTTTTAATAATCCTTATGGAGCTTGTCCAGTGTGTGAAGGATATGGTAAAATTCTTGGAATTGATCAGGATTTAGTTATTCCTAATAAAAACATATCAATTTTTGAAGATGCTATAGTTTGCTGGAAGGGTGAAAAAATGAGTGAATGGAAAGACAATTTTATTAAACAAACTTCAAAGCTTAAATTTCCAATTCATAAACCTTATTATGAACTCACAGACGATCAAAAAGATATTCTTTGGAAGGGAGAAGGCAGTAAAAATTTCCCTTCTCTGAATAATTTCTTCAAAATGCTGGAAGAAAATACGTATAAAATACAGTATAGGGTCATGTTGTCAAGATACAGAGGCAGAACTATCTGCCCAGAATGCAACGGCAAACGTTTAAGACCCGAAACCAACTATGTCAAAATAGATGGATATTCTATCAATGACTGGATAGATTTACCTTTAAATCAGTTGTACGAAATTATTAAAAATCTAAAGCTAACCGAGTTTCAACAGCAAATAGCAAAGCGTCTTCTCCTCGAGATTAACAGCAGAGTAGAGTTTCTACTTGATGTAGGTTTAGGGTACCTTACTTTAAACCGAGCATCCAATACCCTTTCCGGTGGAGAATCGCAAAGAATTAATCTAGCAACTTCTTTGGGAAGCAGTCTGGTTGGATCTATATATATACTGGATGAGCCCAGCATTGGACTTCATGGCCGTGACACGGATCGTTTAATTTCTGTATTGAAAAGACTACGAGATCTGGGAAATACGGTGGTTGTGGTTGAACATGATGAAGATATTATGAAAGCTGCTGATTATCTCGTTGACATAGGCCCTCAAGCGGGCAGTCTTGGTGGAAAAGTAGTTTTTGCAGGAACCTACAGCGAAATGATGAAAACTCATACATTGACTTCTGAATACTTAAATGGTCAAAGAGAAATTAAAGTTCCTAAGATTAGAAGAAAAACAAAAGAATTTATTGAAATAACCGGAGCCCGTGAAAACAACCTTAAAGGGATTGATGTAAAACTCCCCCTACACTGTCTTACTGTTATAACCGGAGTCAGTGGATCAGGAAAAAGCACTTTAATGAAAGGAATAGTAACTCCTGCCCTTCAAAGAAAACTGGGTATCAGTGCAGATAAGCCCGGTAGCTTTTCAGAACTTAAAGGAAATTGGAAAGAAATTGAAAATCTGGAGTTGGTGGATCAAAATCCTATCGGTAAATCTTCCCGTTCCAATCCGGCAACCTATGTAAAAGCTTTTGATGACATACGGGATTTATTTGCAAAGCAAAAGTTAAGTAAACTAAACGATTATAAGCCAAAACATTTTTCATTTAATGTGGAAGGCGGTAGATGTGAAACCTGTCAGGGAGAAGGTCATATTACGGTTGAGATGCAATTTATGGCCGACATTGAGCTGGAATGCGAAACCTGTCATGGCAAACGGTTTAAACAAGAGATACTTGATGTTAAATATGAAGGAAAAAATATAGCTGATATTCTGGAAATGACCATTGACGAAGCTATAGACTTCTTCACAACTCATAAACAGGAAAAGATAACCTCTAAGCTTATTCCTCTTCAGGATGTAGGTTTAGGCTACCTTCAACTGGGACAATCTTCAGGAACACTTTCCGGTGGTGAAGCGCAAAGAATTAAATTGGCATCTTTTTTAGTTAAAGGAAATACTTCAAACCAAACTTTGTTTATTTTCGATGAACCCAGTACTGGTCTTCATTTTGATGATATTAACAAATTACTAAAATCTTTCAATGCTCTTATTGAAAAAGGACATAGCGTAATGGTTATCGAGCATCATCCGGATATAATTAAATGTGCTGATTATCTGGTAGACATAGGCCCTGAGGCTGGAATTAACGGGGGGGAAATAATTTTTAGCGGAACACCGGAAGATATTGTAAAATGTAAAAAATCTTTTACAGGAAAATATTTAAGAGATAAGATTAAAAGCTAA
- a CDS encoding YegP family protein, which produces MFEIFKDKTGNFRFRLKEKSGHTILSSESYTQKTNCQKGVSSVKRNSKNEDRFELKQASNKKWYFNLKAGNGQVVGTSDHYDSEASVKNAVKTVADIAPGADTVDLSK; this is translated from the coding sequence ATGTTTGAAATTTTTAAAGACAAAACAGGAAATTTTAGATTTAGACTAAAAGAAAAAAGCGGACATACAATTCTTTCAAGTGAAAGTTATACCCAAAAAACCAATTGTCAGAAAGGAGTTAGTTCCGTAAAAAGAAATTCTAAAAATGAAGATCGTTTCGAATTGAAACAAGCCTCTAACAAAAAATGGTATTTTAACTTAAAAGCAGGTAACGGTCAGGTAGTAGGAACCAGCGATCATTACGATAGTGAAGCTAGTGTAAAAAACGCAGTTAAAACGGTAGCAGATATTGCACCGGGAGCTGATACTGTTGACCTTTCAAAATAA
- a CDS encoding GTP cyclohydrolase codes for MEIEVKEIASSSGLKNFVKFPLSLYKGNKFYVPSLIQEELECLDKNKNPVFEHAEVFYFLAYKDKKVVGRIAAIINNQEIEKQKKLKIRFGWFDVIDDIEVTKKLIHKVIEIGKKKRLEYIEGPVGFSNLDKAGLLTEGFEKKSTMIALYNYRYYESHLKALGFTTANEWVENYLTLPEELPEKVTKFADIIQKRYDLKSFTFRNKQEMEPFIYPIFDLLEKTYGSLDSYVPITKNEISFYKKKYLKILIPEFVNCVTDKNGKLCAFAVTSPSFADALQKSGGKLFPWGWYHLYTAVKKTNTAESLLIGVHPNYQKKGITSLVFRNIFQTYKKYGLRYMETNPQLIDNLNVQLLWKEFNPVVHKKRKTFKKLI; via the coding sequence ATGGAAATTGAAGTAAAAGAAATTGCTTCTTCAAGCGGTTTAAAAAATTTTGTAAAATTCCCATTATCTTTATATAAAGGGAATAAGTTCTATGTACCTTCATTAATACAGGAAGAACTTGAGTGCTTGGACAAGAATAAAAATCCTGTTTTTGAACATGCCGAAGTGTTCTATTTTTTAGCTTATAAGGATAAAAAAGTTGTTGGAAGAATTGCCGCTATTATAAATAATCAAGAAATTGAAAAGCAAAAAAAATTAAAAATTCGCTTTGGCTGGTTTGATGTAATTGATGACATTGAAGTTACTAAAAAACTTATTCATAAGGTTATTGAGATAGGCAAGAAAAAAAGATTAGAATATATCGAAGGACCGGTTGGTTTTTCCAATTTAGACAAAGCAGGTTTACTGACAGAAGGTTTTGAAAAAAAATCTACTATGATAGCATTGTACAATTACAGATATTACGAATCTCATCTAAAAGCTTTAGGTTTTACTACCGCTAATGAGTGGGTCGAAAATTACTTAACACTTCCGGAAGAACTGCCCGAAAAAGTCACAAAATTTGCAGATATAATTCAGAAAAGATACGATTTAAAAAGTTTTACATTTAGAAATAAGCAGGAAATGGAACCTTTTATATATCCTATTTTTGACTTGCTTGAGAAAACCTATGGCTCTTTAGATTCTTATGTACCTATTACAAAAAATGAAATAAGCTTTTACAAAAAGAAATATCTGAAAATTCTAATTCCTGAATTTGTCAACTGCGTAACTGATAAAAATGGAAAACTATGTGCCTTTGCCGTTACATCTCCATCTTTTGCAGATGCTTTACAAAAGTCCGGAGGTAAATTATTCCCATGGGGTTGGTATCATTTATATACGGCTGTGAAGAAGACCAATACGGCTGAGTCTTTATTGATCGGAGTTCATCCTAATTATCAGAAAAAAGGGATTACTTCATTGGTTTTCCGTAATATATTTCAAACATATAAAAAATATGGGTTACGATATATGGAAACAAATCCGCAACTTATAGACAATTTAAATGTTCAGCTATTATGGAAAGAATTTAATCCTGTAGTGCATAAAAAACGTAAAACATTTAAAAAATTGATATAA
- a CDS encoding O-methyltransferase has translation MNLSPNLESYIEQNMDEEPALLRLLRRETYQKTTQPHMISGILQGRILSILSKIISPKLIVEVGTFTGYSTLCLAEGLRKDGEIITIDKNKETSYLPKKYFKQSEYVNQIKFIEDDALNALRGIKTAINLVFLDADKERYSDYVDLIKPLLSSGGVILADNILWKGKVASDANDNKTESIRAFNKKINEDKDWEVVILPVRDGISIIRKK, from the coding sequence ATGAATTTGTCTCCTAACCTAGAGAGTTATATTGAACAAAATATGGACGAAGAGCCGGCCTTGTTACGATTATTAAGAAGAGAAACCTATCAGAAAACCACTCAGCCCCATATGATATCCGGAATATTGCAGGGAAGGATATTAAGTATCCTTTCAAAAATTATTTCTCCCAAACTTATTGTGGAAGTAGGAACATTTACCGGATATTCTACTTTATGCTTAGCCGAAGGATTGCGAAAAGATGGTGAAATCATAACTATTGATAAAAATAAAGAAACTTCTTACCTGCCTAAAAAATATTTTAAGCAGTCTGAATATGTAAATCAAATTAAATTTATTGAGGATGATGCACTAAATGCATTGAGGGGTATTAAGACGGCTATTAATTTGGTTTTTCTGGATGCAGATAAAGAAAGATATTCAGATTATGTGGATCTTATAAAGCCCTTATTAAGTTCAGGAGGAGTTATTTTAGCAGATAATATTTTGTGGAAAGGCAAAGTTGCATCTGATGCTAATGATAATAAGACTGAGTCAATTAGAGCTTTCAATAAAAAAATTAACGAAGATAAAGACTGGGAGGTAGTTATTTTACCAGTTCGTGATGGCATAAGTATCATTAGAAAAAAATAA
- a CDS encoding C40 family peptidase, protein MSKSICQVSVAPVRKEPSDASEMVTQLLFGEICEVLEVKKQWIKIKIIFDEYEGWIDSKQVTSLSELEYANFQQEIMFISEPFSLLVSKNEPFPVTIGAEIHLLNEEGEFELTSNNKFLVDEPLIKGKQNKSQILELAFKYINTPYLWGGKSTYGVDCSGLVQMVYKMAGYKLPRDTYQQAEVGQVLSFIEEAEPGDLAFFENEEGRIIHVGFILADQKILHAHGKVRVDNLDYTGIFNSDLNRYTHQLRVMRKIF, encoded by the coding sequence ATGAGTAAATCTATTTGTCAGGTTAGTGTAGCTCCTGTCCGAAAAGAACCTTCAGATGCTTCAGAAATGGTTACGCAACTTTTGTTTGGAGAAATATGTGAGGTCTTAGAAGTAAAGAAACAATGGATTAAGATAAAAATTATTTTCGATGAATATGAAGGATGGATAGATTCGAAACAGGTTACAAGTTTAAGTGAGCTTGAATATGCAAATTTTCAGCAAGAAATTATGTTCATTTCTGAACCTTTTAGCTTACTGGTTTCTAAAAATGAACCTTTTCCAGTAACTATCGGTGCAGAAATCCACCTTCTCAATGAAGAAGGAGAATTCGAACTTACTTCCAATAACAAGTTTCTTGTAGATGAACCATTAATAAAAGGGAAACAAAATAAAAGTCAAATTCTGGAATTAGCTTTTAAATATATCAATACGCCTTACTTATGGGGAGGAAAAAGTACTTATGGGGTAGATTGTAGCGGATTAGTACAAATGGTTTATAAAATGGCCGGGTATAAATTACCCAGAGATACTTATCAACAAGCTGAAGTTGGTCAGGTGCTTAGTTTTATCGAAGAAGCTGAGCCTGGAGATTTGGCTTTTTTTGAAAATGAAGAGGGTAGAATTATTCATGTCGGGTTTATTTTAGCTGATCAAAAAATTCTTCATGCTCATGGCAAAGTACGAGTTGATAACTTGGATTATACAGGCATTTTTAATTCTGATTTAAACAGGTATACACATCAGTTGAGAGTAATGAGGAAAATTTTCTAA